The genomic segment GGTCACGGTGCACGTGCCCGCCGATCCCACCACGCACCACCTGCTCGGCGCTCGCGAGTTCGAGGCGGCGAAGCCCGGCCTGCAGTTGATCAACACGAGCCGCGGAACGGTGGTCGACCTCGAGGCCCTGGTCCGCGCGCTCGACACCGAACGGGTGGCCGGTGCGGCCGTCGACGTCTTTCCCGAGGAACCGCACTCCCGCGGCGACGACTTCGACACGCCGCTGCGCGGCCGTTCGAACGTCCTGCTCACCCCGCACATCGGTGGATCGACGCTCGAGGCCCAGCGGGGAATCGGCGAGGAGGTCGCCGAGAAACTCGTGCGCTTCACGAACAACGGTTCGACCCAGGGCGCGGTGAACTTCCCCGAGGTCGCCCTGCCCGACGTGGCGGAGCATCACCGCATTCTGCACGTTCACGAGAACGTTCCCGGCGTGCTGCACGAGATCAACGAGCTCTTCGCCGACGAGGGCGTGAACGTGGGTCAGCAGGTGCTGCGCACCCTCGACGACGTGGGCTACCTGGTGGCCGACGTCGACGAGAGCTGCACGTTGGACATGGTCAAGCGCCTGCGCCGCCTGGAGCACACGATCCGGGCACGGCCGTTGTTCTAGGGAGTGGCTCGTCGGACTTCCGGGTCACAGGTCGAGGTACCCCGTCAGCGGCCGCACCCCGTCCCGATCGAGGATCGCGTCCACGGCTGCGATCACCTCGGGGGCCATGACCGAGCCGTCGAACAACGCGGGAGGCTCCACGTCGGTCGCGCGGTGGCCGTGGGCGAGCACGTGGTCGACCGCGCGGTTGGCGTTGGCGAAGGCGTTTCCCACCGGTACCGGGGCCACTGCCTCGAAGAGGTCGGCCACACGTTTCTGCAGCGCACTGGAATGGGCCTTCGCCGCGTCCAGGTGTCCCGACAGCGTCGCGCGGACGATGGCGGCCAGTTCCTGGCCGAAGTTGTTCGCGCTGCCCAGGAGCAGGCCGTCGTAGAGGCCACCCCCGGCGCGCAAGGAGGTGGCGTAGTCGCTCTCGGCGCCGCGCACCAGGACGGGTGCATTCAGGGGCGAGGTCTCGCCGGCCAGACGGTCCTCGCCGCTGGAGTCCTTGAACAGCACGATCTCCTCGTGCGCGCCGACGAGCGCGCGGAAGGTCTCGGCGGCGATACGACAGCCGGTGACCTGCGGGATCTCGTACACGGCCATGGGCATGCGCGCGCGGCGGCCGATCTCCTCGAAGTGGTGGGCGATGCGCAACTGGTCGACGTCCTCGCCCACCGGTGGCGCCACGCAGATCCCCACCCAGCCGCGGGCACGCAGGACGTGCAGGTTGTCCTCGAAGGATGCGTTCGGCGAAGTGCCGAGCGCTTCGTGCAGTCGTTCCAGACGCCCCAGGGCCTGTTCGGTGTCGGCGGCGAGCAGGGCGAACAACAGGTGACCGTCGATCGCGTCGGCCTCGGGTGCGGTGACGGCGTCGAGTAGCTGGCCGAACTGGCGATCGTCGAGTTCCCAGCCGTCGCCGGTCGAGCCGGCCACCATCCACAGCGGCGTGTGGCCGCGCAGCACCCGCTGGTGACGACGCAGGCGCTCGACGTCGACGTCGGCCGTGCCCGGCCGGTAGGGCGTGAGCAGCGGGACCCAGAGCGGAAGGGCGGCACCGGGGATCACCGCGCGGAGGATCTCGGCGCGGGGCGGGGGCATCGGGTCGGACATGGTGGATCGGCCGTCGATCGGGCTGCGGTTGTCGGGACGCCCGAGTACAGCCGATCCGCCGGCCGGTGTCCACCGTGGACCTTCCCGTCGGGAATGGTCCCGACTCGCCGAGCGTAGACCTGCGCACCGGCCCGACCGATGATTCGCCGACGGCCTGGCCACGGCTCGGCGTGGGTGGCACACTCGACACGCACTCTCCGGGAGGGACCATGCGGACGCTCGCCCTGTTCGGTTTCCTGCTCGTCACCGTACCGGCTTCCGCGGCGGAAGCGCTCGACCGCGAAGCCGTCGCCGGCGCCACCATCACCGGGATCTACGAGCAGCCGATCACGTTGGTCGACGGCGTCTACGAGGGTGAACCCTTCGTCGAAGGTGGCGTCGCTCGCCCGCAGGTGGTGCTCGTACCCTGGCTGCTGCACACGGCCGACCTCGACGGCGATGGTACCGACGAAGCGGTCGCGTACCTCGAGGAGAACTCGGGCGGGACGGGACACCTCCTGTACGTGGCGGTCTTCGAGCGCCGCGACGACGACGTCGTGTCGACGGCGACCCACTACGTGGGCGATCGCGAGCAGATCCGGCGTTCGACGATCGAAGGTCGCACCGTGGTGCTCGACCTGATCGCGCACGGGCCGAACGATCCGGGGTGTTGCCCCAGCCAGCTACAGCGCCGCCGCTACACGCTGAACGAAGTGGGGCGCCTCGAGGAGACCCGCGAGATCCTCGGCGACGCGACGATCGATCTGCTCGACGGCAGCGCGTGGCGCTTGCGGTCGTTCACGTACCGGGGCGAGCCCGTCGAGGCCGCGGAGGTGATCCTGCGCGTCGACGATCGGCGCGTGTTCGGGAGCGCGGGCTGCAACCGCTTCGAGGCGACGTTCACCGTCGCGCGCCGGCGCGGACTCGAGTTCGGTCCGGCGATCCGCACCAAGAGGATGTGCCCGCCGCCGGTGATGAAGGTCGAAGACCGCTTCCTCGCCGCCCTCTCGGGTGTGGAGCAGTGGAACTTCCTCGCGGGACGGCTGGCGCTCGTGTACGTGGACGAGGACGAGCGGTTGTCGAGCCTGATCTTCGAGCGGCAGTGAGGAGCGACCACGCGGGACCGCGATCGTGTTAGCCTCGGGACCCTGCTCGTTCGCCGGAGGACCGCACTCGTCATGCACCGTGGACTCGCCCTCGCCCTGCTCGTCGTCCTGGCCGCCCCGGCCCACGCGGCCACCGAACCGCTGAAGCCCCACGCCGCGGTCGTGGAGGAAGTCGTCGCCTTCCTCATGAGCGACGTCGGCGAGAACGGGATCCTGACCATGGACGACGACCCCGACGGCGAGCCCGTGCCACCCTACTTCTACCACTACGCGATCCAGCACACCGACAACCTGCGCAGCGCGACGAACGGCTATCCCGGCTACGCGAGCATCAGCTACCCGGGCTACACCATGGCGATCGCCATCGACGCCTTCCTCGGCTGGTGGCTGTACAGCGGCGATCCGGAGGGACTGGCGCGGGCCGTCGAGTGCGCGGACTGGCTGGTCGACCGGCGCACCCCGGCCACCGACCTCTACGGCAACTGGGTGTACAGCACGCAGACCGACGGCGTGATGGGCGGCGGCTACGATATCGACGCCGTGATGAGCGACAAGCCCGGCATGTTCGGCACACGCCTGCTGCGCCTCTACGACATCACCGGCGACACGCGCTACTTCGACGCCGCCGTCGAGATCGGCGCGACCTACCGCGACACCCAGCTCGAGGGCCCGGTGGAGGACGACGGCCGCTGGCCCTTCCGCGTGCGGCCGTCGGACGGGCTCGTCCGGCAGGACTACACCAGCCATCTGGTCCCGGCGATCCGACTGCTCGAAGAACTCGAGGAACGCCGGCCGGGTCAGGGCTTCGGCGACACCGCCGCGCGGGCGTGGAGCTGGCTCGAGAACAATCCCATGGATCCGGCGAGTGCGTCGTACCAGCGGTGGGAGGGCTTCTACGAAGACATCGGACCCGAGAGCGCCGGCCTGCGCGACCACTACTCGGCCGAGGCCACCGCCGAGGCGCTGCTGGAGCGCGGCGCGCCGGGTGATCTGGAGAAGGCGATCGAGATCCGGGACTGGTCGACGGACGTGTTCTTCGCTCCCGACGGCGTGCAGAACGGCAACGGCGTCTACACGTGGGCGCTGCTCGAGTGGCAGGCCTGGATGAACAGCACCTACGCCGCCACCGCCCAGTGGGGCGTGTTGCATCTACGCCTCGACCGCGCGGCGCGGGGCACGGCTCTGCACGATCCCACCTGGCGCGAGGCCGGTCTGCAGGCGTTGCACAACCTGACCTGGGGCCAGGCCCCGGCGTCGAGCGTGCCCACCGACGACGGCCGCATGCTCACCACGATCCGGGAACTCACCCAGCCGAGCTTCGGCCGCGAGACCTGGTACGAGCAGAACTTCAACACGGTGCTCTATCTGCTGCAGGCCTTCGATCTCGAGCCCTCGCTCGCCCCGGACGACGAGGGCCACCTGCTCGGCGTCGACGGCGCGGAACCGACGTCGTTGCTGTACGCGCCGGGATCGATCACCGCCGATTTCGGCGGCCCCGGGCAGGTCCGCGCGAAGCTGGCCGCCGAGCCCGCCGCCGTGTTCGTCGACGGGGCGTGGATCGATTCCACCGACCCACGCTGGGACTTCGATCCGAGCACGCAGGTGTTCACGCTCGACCATTCCGGCGGACGCGTCGTGTTCGATCGTGCGGGCAATGCGACCGACGCTCCGTCCAGCGTGGCGTCGATCGCGCGGCTGGACGTCGCACCCAACCCCTTCAACCCGCGGACCACGATCAGCTGGTCGCTCGAGCGCGAGCGGTCCGTCCGCGTGCGGGTGGTCGACGCGCGCGGGCGTCACGTGCGGTGGATCGCGCGAGCGGCGGCGGCGCGGGGCTCGGCGGTGTGGAACGGTCGGGACGATGCCGGGGCCGCGGTGGCCAGTGGCGCGTACCACGTGATCGCG from the Candidatus Krumholzibacteriia bacterium genome contains:
- a CDS encoding META domain-containing protein, which gives rise to MRTLALFGFLLVTVPASAAEALDREAVAGATITGIYEQPITLVDGVYEGEPFVEGGVARPQVVLVPWLLHTADLDGDGTDEAVAYLEENSGGTGHLLYVAVFERRDDDVVSTATHYVGDREQIRRSTIEGRTVVLDLIAHGPNDPGCCPSQLQRRRYTLNEVGRLEETREILGDATIDLLDGSAWRLRSFTYRGEPVEAAEVILRVDDRRVFGSAGCNRFEATFTVARRRGLEFGPAIRTKRMCPPPVMKVEDRFLAALSGVEQWNFLAGRLALVYVDEDERLSSLIFERQ
- a CDS encoding dihydrodipicolinate synthase family protein — translated: MSDPMPPPRAEILRAVIPGAALPLWVPLLTPYRPGTADVDVERLRRHQRVLRGHTPLWMVAGSTGDGWELDDRQFGQLLDAVTAPEADAIDGHLLFALLAADTEQALGRLERLHEALGTSPNASFEDNLHVLRARGWVGICVAPPVGEDVDQLRIAHHFEEIGRRARMPMAVYEIPQVTGCRIAAETFRALVGAHEEIVLFKDSSGEDRLAGETSPLNAPVLVRGAESDYATSLRAGGGLYDGLLLGSANNFGQELAAIVRATLSGHLDAAKAHSSALQKRVADLFEAVAPVPVGNAFANANRAVDHVLAHGHRATDVEPPALFDGSVMAPEVIAAVDAILDRDGVRPLTGYLDL